A genomic stretch from Neodiprion fabricii isolate iyNeoFabr1 chromosome 3, iyNeoFabr1.1, whole genome shotgun sequence includes:
- the LOC124177168 gene encoding uncharacterized protein LOC124177168 isoform X1, producing MKRLGRNVAATRMRELNVALRPLRIVSQILGLNIQGKWGRAYTLWVFLVVGGLLYGSFVFLLSGKAETLTNIDSLILWAQAAANAILVAVILVTCLVQPHRFLFPIQDMRRVDVVLRWLETPLKTPPRGLIAISVSSAFRYLGARITNAWLRRRQLVQISMSLAFPVVLGYRDLFKMFQLSSVLILVHCLCYGYAVSSTMVIDCLFVDYLAVITDRFSELNRVLKAFVEHRKPPVGLGLVFVAADSDRGTLGNENARIVANVEKLRLAHHDLCEISKKVNGSFGVQLLAITAISLVMVTGQLYEAYHFILLEQNPAEIAVQKVMWFTFYVGRLSYVSYACSRASNEASRTAVIIYEIPLHQASSLLSTQVNYVSPFFKTYTCGYVDLPTVSDSALLSSDVSRESEFQRLRILHHRSETTQCDRWSGFNLLGDTDTNGQENSMQLGIGTPVVRINKKPNNRYPYYPAIRTLMRYLLLDPFYLSIILSFLSFYLYNALHLDHDDELGNVETNSLTIVKPIKLRSKNPSHRSRKRAAPGLGMRCGRLRHEICETLS from the exons ATGAAGAGACTCGGGCGAAACGTTGCGGCGACAAGGATGCGGGAATTGAACGTTGCATTGCGGCCGCTTCGAATCGTGTCGCAGATTCTGGGCCTGAACATACAGGGAAAATGGGGTAGGGCCTACACACTCTGGGTCTTCCTGGTGGTGGGAGGGCTGCTTTACGGGAGTTTCGTCTTCCTGTTGAGCGGAAAGGCGGAGACGCTGACCAACATCGACTCGCTGATTTTGTGGGCGCAGGCGGCGGCGAACGCGATCCTGGTGGCGGTTATCCTGGTCACATGCCTCGTTCAACCGCACCGTTTCCTCTTTCCGATCCAGGACATGAGACGGGTCGACGTGGTGCTCAGGTGGCTTGAAACCCCGTTGAAAACACCGCCTCGCGGACTAATCGCCATCAGCGTTTCTTCTGCTTTCAGGTATCTCGGTGCCAGGATAACGAACGCGTGGCTCCGCCGCAGGCAGCTCGTCCAGATTTCAATGTCATTGGCCTTCCCGGTGGTCCTTGGATACCGGGACCTCTTCAAGATGTTCCAGTTGAGCTCTGTCCTGATCCTCGTCCACTGTCTCTGCTACGGCTACGCGGTCTCGTCCACCATGGTCATCGACTGCCTGTTCGTCGATTACCTAGCCGTGATAACCGACCGGTTTTCCGAGCTCAACCGAGTGCTCAAGGCCTTTGTCGAGCATCGCAAACCGCCCGTTGGCCTGGGCCTCGTCTTCGTTGCTGCCGACTCCGATCGAGGAACCCTCGGCAACGAGAACGCGAGGATCGTCGCAAACGTCGAGAAACTTCGACTAGCTCATCACGACCTTTGTGAGATCTCGAAGAAG GTGAACGGATCCTTCGGTGTCCAGCTCCTCGCCATCACAGCGATTTCTCTCGTCATGGTGACCGGGCAGCTCTACGAGGCTTACCACTTCATCCTGCTGGAGCAGAATCCCGCCGAAATAGCAGTCCAGAAGGTGATGTGGTTCACTTTCTACGTCGGGCGTCTTTCCTACGTTAGCTACGCGTGCAGTCGGGCCAGCAACGAG GCGAGTCGCACCGCTGTTATCATCTATGAGATTCCTTTGCACCAGGCGTCGAGCCTTCTGAGCACTCAGGTAAATTATGTTTCaccttttttcaaaacttataCCTGTGGCTACGTCGATCTCCCGACCGTTTCAGATTCAGCACTTCTGTCTTCAGATGTCTCAAGAGAGTCTGAATTTCAACGCCTGCGGATTCTTCACCATCGATCGGAGACTACTCAGTGCG ATCGTTGGAGTGGTTTCAACCTACTTGGTGATACTGATACAAATGGACAGGAAAACAGTATGCAGTTAGGTATTGGAACGCCAGTTGTcaggataaataaaaaaccaaacaATCGATACCCTTATTACCCCGCAATTCGCACCCTGATGAGATATTTGCTTCTAGATCCCTTTTACTTAAGTATCATATTAAGTTTTCTCAGTTTTTACTTGTATAATGCTCTCCATCTAGATCACGATGACGAATTGGGTAACGTCGAAACAAATTCACTCACGATTGTAAAACCGATCAAACTCAGGTCGAAGAATCCGTCGCATCGGTCACGAAAAAGAGCTGCTCCTGGACTTGGAATGAGATGTGGAAGGCTTCGTCATGAAATTTGTGAAACCCTTTCTTGA
- the LOC124177168 gene encoding putative gustatory receptor 28b isoform X2, which translates to MKRLGRNVAATRMRELNVALRPLRIVSQILGLNIQGKWGRAYTLWVFLVVGGLLYGSFVFLLSGKAETLTNIDSLILWAQAAANAILVAVILVTCLVQPHRFLFPIQDMRRVDVVLRWLETPLKTPPRGLIAISVSSAFRYLGARITNAWLRRRQLVQISMSLAFPVVLGYRDLFKMFQLSSVLILVHCLCYGYAVSSTMVIDCLFVDYLAVITDRFSELNRVLKAFVEHRKPPVGLGLVFVAADSDRGTLGNENARIVANVEKLRLAHHDLCEISKKVNGSFGVQLLAITAISLVMVTGQLYEAYHFILLEQNPAEIAVQKVMWFTFYVGRLSYVSYACSRASNEASRTAVIIYEIPLHQASSLLSTQIQHFCLQMSQESLNFNACGFFTIDRRLLSAVSCSIESLDRTASSPLNFVPDRWSGFNLLGDTDTNGQENSMQLGIGTPVVRINKKPNNRYPYYPAIRTLMRYLLLDPFYLSIILSFLSFYLYNALHLDHDDELGNVETNSLTIVKPIKLRSKNPSHRSRKRAAPGLGMRCGRLRHEICETLS; encoded by the exons ATGAAGAGACTCGGGCGAAACGTTGCGGCGACAAGGATGCGGGAATTGAACGTTGCATTGCGGCCGCTTCGAATCGTGTCGCAGATTCTGGGCCTGAACATACAGGGAAAATGGGGTAGGGCCTACACACTCTGGGTCTTCCTGGTGGTGGGAGGGCTGCTTTACGGGAGTTTCGTCTTCCTGTTGAGCGGAAAGGCGGAGACGCTGACCAACATCGACTCGCTGATTTTGTGGGCGCAGGCGGCGGCGAACGCGATCCTGGTGGCGGTTATCCTGGTCACATGCCTCGTTCAACCGCACCGTTTCCTCTTTCCGATCCAGGACATGAGACGGGTCGACGTGGTGCTCAGGTGGCTTGAAACCCCGTTGAAAACACCGCCTCGCGGACTAATCGCCATCAGCGTTTCTTCTGCTTTCAGGTATCTCGGTGCCAGGATAACGAACGCGTGGCTCCGCCGCAGGCAGCTCGTCCAGATTTCAATGTCATTGGCCTTCCCGGTGGTCCTTGGATACCGGGACCTCTTCAAGATGTTCCAGTTGAGCTCTGTCCTGATCCTCGTCCACTGTCTCTGCTACGGCTACGCGGTCTCGTCCACCATGGTCATCGACTGCCTGTTCGTCGATTACCTAGCCGTGATAACCGACCGGTTTTCCGAGCTCAACCGAGTGCTCAAGGCCTTTGTCGAGCATCGCAAACCGCCCGTTGGCCTGGGCCTCGTCTTCGTTGCTGCCGACTCCGATCGAGGAACCCTCGGCAACGAGAACGCGAGGATCGTCGCAAACGTCGAGAAACTTCGACTAGCTCATCACGACCTTTGTGAGATCTCGAAGAAG GTGAACGGATCCTTCGGTGTCCAGCTCCTCGCCATCACAGCGATTTCTCTCGTCATGGTGACCGGGCAGCTCTACGAGGCTTACCACTTCATCCTGCTGGAGCAGAATCCCGCCGAAATAGCAGTCCAGAAGGTGATGTGGTTCACTTTCTACGTCGGGCGTCTTTCCTACGTTAGCTACGCGTGCAGTCGGGCCAGCAACGAG GCGAGTCGCACCGCTGTTATCATCTATGAGATTCCTTTGCACCAGGCGTCGAGCCTTCTGAGCACTCAG ATTCAGCACTTCTGTCTTCAGATGTCTCAAGAGAGTCTGAATTTCAACGCCTGCGGATTCTTCACCATCGATCGGAGACTACTCAGTGCGGTAAGTTGTAGCATTGAGAGTCTTGATCGGACCGCGTCAAGTCCTCTAAATTTCGTTCCAGATCGTTGGAGTGGTTTCAACCTACTTGGTGATACTGATACAAATGGACAGGAAAACAGTATGCAGTTAGGTATTGGAACGCCAGTTGTcaggataaataaaaaaccaaacaATCGATACCCTTATTACCCCGCAATTCGCACCCTGATGAGATATTTGCTTCTAGATCCCTTTTACTTAAGTATCATATTAAGTTTTCTCAGTTTTTACTTGTATAATGCTCTCCATCTAGATCACGATGACGAATTGGGTAACGTCGAAACAAATTCACTCACGATTGTAAAACCGATCAAACTCAGGTCGAAGAATCCGTCGCATCGGTCACGAAAAAGAGCTGCTCCTGGACTTGGAATGAGATGTGGAAGGCTTCGTCATGAAATTTGTGAAACCCTTTCTTGA
- the LOC124177168 gene encoding uncharacterized protein LOC124177168 isoform X4, with protein MKRLGRNVAATRMRELNVALRPLRIVSQILGLNIQGKWGRAYTLWVFLVVGGLLYGSFVFLLSGKAETLTNIDSLILWAQAAANAILVAVILVTCLVQPHRFLFPIQDMRRVDVVLRYLGARITNAWLRRRQLVQISMSLAFPVVLGYRDLFKMFQLSSVLILVHCLCYGYAVSSTMVIDCLFVDYLAVITDRFSELNRVLKAFVEHRKPPVGLGLVFVAADSDRGTLGNENARIVANVEKLRLAHHDLCEISKKVNGSFGVQLLAITAISLVMVTGQLYEAYHFILLEQNPAEIAVQKVMWFTFYVGRLSYVSYACSRASNEASRTAVIIYEIPLHQASSLLSTQVNYVSPFFKTYTCGYVDLPTVSDSALLSSDVSRESEFQRLRILHHRSETTQCDRWSGFNLLGDTDTNGQENSMQLGIGTPVVRINKKPNNRYPYYPAIRTLMRYLLLDPFYLSIILSFLSFYLYNALHLDHDDELGNVETNSLTIVKPIKLRSKNPSHRSRKRAAPGLGMRCGRLRHEICETLS; from the exons ATGAAGAGACTCGGGCGAAACGTTGCGGCGACAAGGATGCGGGAATTGAACGTTGCATTGCGGCCGCTTCGAATCGTGTCGCAGATTCTGGGCCTGAACATACAGGGAAAATGGGGTAGGGCCTACACACTCTGGGTCTTCCTGGTGGTGGGAGGGCTGCTTTACGGGAGTTTCGTCTTCCTGTTGAGCGGAAAGGCGGAGACGCTGACCAACATCGACTCGCTGATTTTGTGGGCGCAGGCGGCGGCGAACGCGATCCTGGTGGCGGTTATCCTGGTCACATGCCTCGTTCAACCGCACCGTTTCCTCTTTCCGATCCAGGACATGAGACGGGTCGACGTGGTGCTCAG GTATCTCGGTGCCAGGATAACGAACGCGTGGCTCCGCCGCAGGCAGCTCGTCCAGATTTCAATGTCATTGGCCTTCCCGGTGGTCCTTGGATACCGGGACCTCTTCAAGATGTTCCAGTTGAGCTCTGTCCTGATCCTCGTCCACTGTCTCTGCTACGGCTACGCGGTCTCGTCCACCATGGTCATCGACTGCCTGTTCGTCGATTACCTAGCCGTGATAACCGACCGGTTTTCCGAGCTCAACCGAGTGCTCAAGGCCTTTGTCGAGCATCGCAAACCGCCCGTTGGCCTGGGCCTCGTCTTCGTTGCTGCCGACTCCGATCGAGGAACCCTCGGCAACGAGAACGCGAGGATCGTCGCAAACGTCGAGAAACTTCGACTAGCTCATCACGACCTTTGTGAGATCTCGAAGAAG GTGAACGGATCCTTCGGTGTCCAGCTCCTCGCCATCACAGCGATTTCTCTCGTCATGGTGACCGGGCAGCTCTACGAGGCTTACCACTTCATCCTGCTGGAGCAGAATCCCGCCGAAATAGCAGTCCAGAAGGTGATGTGGTTCACTTTCTACGTCGGGCGTCTTTCCTACGTTAGCTACGCGTGCAGTCGGGCCAGCAACGAG GCGAGTCGCACCGCTGTTATCATCTATGAGATTCCTTTGCACCAGGCGTCGAGCCTTCTGAGCACTCAGGTAAATTATGTTTCaccttttttcaaaacttataCCTGTGGCTACGTCGATCTCCCGACCGTTTCAGATTCAGCACTTCTGTCTTCAGATGTCTCAAGAGAGTCTGAATTTCAACGCCTGCGGATTCTTCACCATCGATCGGAGACTACTCAGTGCG ATCGTTGGAGTGGTTTCAACCTACTTGGTGATACTGATACAAATGGACAGGAAAACAGTATGCAGTTAGGTATTGGAACGCCAGTTGTcaggataaataaaaaaccaaacaATCGATACCCTTATTACCCCGCAATTCGCACCCTGATGAGATATTTGCTTCTAGATCCCTTTTACTTAAGTATCATATTAAGTTTTCTCAGTTTTTACTTGTATAATGCTCTCCATCTAGATCACGATGACGAATTGGGTAACGTCGAAACAAATTCACTCACGATTGTAAAACCGATCAAACTCAGGTCGAAGAATCCGTCGCATCGGTCACGAAAAAGAGCTGCTCCTGGACTTGGAATGAGATGTGGAAGGCTTCGTCATGAAATTTGTGAAACCCTTTCTTGA
- the LOC124177168 gene encoding uncharacterized protein LOC124177168 isoform X5 encodes MKRLGRNVAATRMRELNVALRPLRIVSQILGLNIQGKWGRAYTLWVFLVVGGLLYGSFVFLLSGKAETLTNIDSLILWAQAAANAILVAVILVTCLVQPHRFLFPIQDMRRVDVVLRWLETPLKTPPRGLIAISVSSAFRYLGARITNAWLRRRQLVQISMSLAFPVVLGYRDLFKMFQLSSVLILVHCLCYGYAVSSTMVIDCLFVDYLAVITDRFSELNRVLKAFVEHRKPPVGLGLVFVAADSDRGTLGNENARIVANVEKLRLAHHDLCEISKKVNGSFGVQLLAITAISLVMVTGQLYEAYHFILLEQNPAEIAVQKVMWFTFYVGRLSYVSYACSRASNEASRTAVIIYEIPLHQASSLLSTQVNYVSPFFKTYTCGYVDLPTVSDSALLSSDVSRESEFQRLRILHHRSETTQCDRWSGFNLLGDTDTNGQENSMQLDHDDELGNVETNSLTIVKPIKLRSKNPSHRSRKRAAPGLGMRCGRLRHEICETLS; translated from the exons ATGAAGAGACTCGGGCGAAACGTTGCGGCGACAAGGATGCGGGAATTGAACGTTGCATTGCGGCCGCTTCGAATCGTGTCGCAGATTCTGGGCCTGAACATACAGGGAAAATGGGGTAGGGCCTACACACTCTGGGTCTTCCTGGTGGTGGGAGGGCTGCTTTACGGGAGTTTCGTCTTCCTGTTGAGCGGAAAGGCGGAGACGCTGACCAACATCGACTCGCTGATTTTGTGGGCGCAGGCGGCGGCGAACGCGATCCTGGTGGCGGTTATCCTGGTCACATGCCTCGTTCAACCGCACCGTTTCCTCTTTCCGATCCAGGACATGAGACGGGTCGACGTGGTGCTCAGGTGGCTTGAAACCCCGTTGAAAACACCGCCTCGCGGACTAATCGCCATCAGCGTTTCTTCTGCTTTCAGGTATCTCGGTGCCAGGATAACGAACGCGTGGCTCCGCCGCAGGCAGCTCGTCCAGATTTCAATGTCATTGGCCTTCCCGGTGGTCCTTGGATACCGGGACCTCTTCAAGATGTTCCAGTTGAGCTCTGTCCTGATCCTCGTCCACTGTCTCTGCTACGGCTACGCGGTCTCGTCCACCATGGTCATCGACTGCCTGTTCGTCGATTACCTAGCCGTGATAACCGACCGGTTTTCCGAGCTCAACCGAGTGCTCAAGGCCTTTGTCGAGCATCGCAAACCGCCCGTTGGCCTGGGCCTCGTCTTCGTTGCTGCCGACTCCGATCGAGGAACCCTCGGCAACGAGAACGCGAGGATCGTCGCAAACGTCGAGAAACTTCGACTAGCTCATCACGACCTTTGTGAGATCTCGAAGAAG GTGAACGGATCCTTCGGTGTCCAGCTCCTCGCCATCACAGCGATTTCTCTCGTCATGGTGACCGGGCAGCTCTACGAGGCTTACCACTTCATCCTGCTGGAGCAGAATCCCGCCGAAATAGCAGTCCAGAAGGTGATGTGGTTCACTTTCTACGTCGGGCGTCTTTCCTACGTTAGCTACGCGTGCAGTCGGGCCAGCAACGAG GCGAGTCGCACCGCTGTTATCATCTATGAGATTCCTTTGCACCAGGCGTCGAGCCTTCTGAGCACTCAGGTAAATTATGTTTCaccttttttcaaaacttataCCTGTGGCTACGTCGATCTCCCGACCGTTTCAGATTCAGCACTTCTGTCTTCAGATGTCTCAAGAGAGTCTGAATTTCAACGCCTGCGGATTCTTCACCATCGATCGGAGACTACTCAGTGCG ATCGTTGGAGTGGTTTCAACCTACTTGGTGATACTGATACAAATGGACAGGAAAACAGTATGCAGTTAG ATCACGATGACGAATTGGGTAACGTCGAAACAAATTCACTCACGATTGTAAAACCGATCAAACTCAGGTCGAAGAATCCGTCGCATCGGTCACGAAAAAGAGCTGCTCCTGGACTTGGAATGAGATGTGGAAGGCTTCGTCATGAAATTTGTGAAACCCTTTCTTGA
- the LOC124177168 gene encoding putative gustatory receptor 28b isoform X3, whose protein sequence is MKRLGRNVAATRMRELNVALRPLRIVSQILGLNIQGKWGRAYTLWVFLVVGGLLYGSFVFLLSGKAETLTNIDSLILWAQAAANAILVAVILVTCLVQPHRFLFPIQDMRRVDVVLRWLETPLKTPPRGLIAISVSSAFRYLGARITNAWLRRRQLVQISMSLAFPVVLGYRDLFKMFQLSSVLILVHCLCYGYAVSSTMVIDCLFVDYLAVITDRFSELNRVLKAFVEHRKPPVGLGLVFVAADSDRGTLGNENARIVANVEKLRLAHHDLCEISKKVNGSFGVQLLAITAISLVMVTGQLYEAYHFILLEQNPAEIAVQKVMWFTFYVGRLSYVSYACSRASNEASRTAVIIYEIPLHQASSLLSTQMSQESLNFNACGFFTIDRRLLSAVSCSIESLDRTASSPLNFVPDRWSGFNLLGDTDTNGQENSMQLGIGTPVVRINKKPNNRYPYYPAIRTLMRYLLLDPFYLSIILSFLSFYLYNALHLDHDDELGNVETNSLTIVKPIKLRSKNPSHRSRKRAAPGLGMRCGRLRHEICETLS, encoded by the exons ATGAAGAGACTCGGGCGAAACGTTGCGGCGACAAGGATGCGGGAATTGAACGTTGCATTGCGGCCGCTTCGAATCGTGTCGCAGATTCTGGGCCTGAACATACAGGGAAAATGGGGTAGGGCCTACACACTCTGGGTCTTCCTGGTGGTGGGAGGGCTGCTTTACGGGAGTTTCGTCTTCCTGTTGAGCGGAAAGGCGGAGACGCTGACCAACATCGACTCGCTGATTTTGTGGGCGCAGGCGGCGGCGAACGCGATCCTGGTGGCGGTTATCCTGGTCACATGCCTCGTTCAACCGCACCGTTTCCTCTTTCCGATCCAGGACATGAGACGGGTCGACGTGGTGCTCAGGTGGCTTGAAACCCCGTTGAAAACACCGCCTCGCGGACTAATCGCCATCAGCGTTTCTTCTGCTTTCAGGTATCTCGGTGCCAGGATAACGAACGCGTGGCTCCGCCGCAGGCAGCTCGTCCAGATTTCAATGTCATTGGCCTTCCCGGTGGTCCTTGGATACCGGGACCTCTTCAAGATGTTCCAGTTGAGCTCTGTCCTGATCCTCGTCCACTGTCTCTGCTACGGCTACGCGGTCTCGTCCACCATGGTCATCGACTGCCTGTTCGTCGATTACCTAGCCGTGATAACCGACCGGTTTTCCGAGCTCAACCGAGTGCTCAAGGCCTTTGTCGAGCATCGCAAACCGCCCGTTGGCCTGGGCCTCGTCTTCGTTGCTGCCGACTCCGATCGAGGAACCCTCGGCAACGAGAACGCGAGGATCGTCGCAAACGTCGAGAAACTTCGACTAGCTCATCACGACCTTTGTGAGATCTCGAAGAAG GTGAACGGATCCTTCGGTGTCCAGCTCCTCGCCATCACAGCGATTTCTCTCGTCATGGTGACCGGGCAGCTCTACGAGGCTTACCACTTCATCCTGCTGGAGCAGAATCCCGCCGAAATAGCAGTCCAGAAGGTGATGTGGTTCACTTTCTACGTCGGGCGTCTTTCCTACGTTAGCTACGCGTGCAGTCGGGCCAGCAACGAG GCGAGTCGCACCGCTGTTATCATCTATGAGATTCCTTTGCACCAGGCGTCGAGCCTTCTGAGCACTCAG ATGTCTCAAGAGAGTCTGAATTTCAACGCCTGCGGATTCTTCACCATCGATCGGAGACTACTCAGTGCGGTAAGTTGTAGCATTGAGAGTCTTGATCGGACCGCGTCAAGTCCTCTAAATTTCGTTCCAGATCGTTGGAGTGGTTTCAACCTACTTGGTGATACTGATACAAATGGACAGGAAAACAGTATGCAGTTAGGTATTGGAACGCCAGTTGTcaggataaataaaaaaccaaacaATCGATACCCTTATTACCCCGCAATTCGCACCCTGATGAGATATTTGCTTCTAGATCCCTTTTACTTAAGTATCATATTAAGTTTTCTCAGTTTTTACTTGTATAATGCTCTCCATCTAGATCACGATGACGAATTGGGTAACGTCGAAACAAATTCACTCACGATTGTAAAACCGATCAAACTCAGGTCGAAGAATCCGTCGCATCGGTCACGAAAAAGAGCTGCTCCTGGACTTGGAATGAGATGTGGAAGGCTTCGTCATGAAATTTGTGAAACCCTTTCTTGA
- the LOC124177168 gene encoding putative gustatory receptor 28b isoform X6 has protein sequence MKRLGRNVAATRMRELNVALRPLRIVSQILGLNIQGKWGRAYTLWVFLVVGGLLYGSFVFLLSGKAETLTNIDSLILWAQAAANAILVAVILVTCLVQPHRFLFPIQDMRRVDVVLRWLETPLKTPPRGLIAISVSSAFRYLGARITNAWLRRRQLVQISMSLAFPVVLGYRDLFKMFQLSSVLILVHCLCYGYAVSSTMVIDCLFVDYLAVITDRFSELNRVLKAFVEHRKPPVGLGLVFVAADSDRGTLGNENARIVANVEKLRLAHHDLCEISKKVNGSFGVQLLAITAISLVMVTGQLYEAYHFILLEQNPAEIAVQKVMWFTFYVGRLSYVSYACSRASNEASRTAVIIYEIPLHQASSLLSTQIQHFCLQMSQESLNFNACGFFTIDRRLLSAIVGVVSTYLVILIQMDRKTVCS, from the exons ATGAAGAGACTCGGGCGAAACGTTGCGGCGACAAGGATGCGGGAATTGAACGTTGCATTGCGGCCGCTTCGAATCGTGTCGCAGATTCTGGGCCTGAACATACAGGGAAAATGGGGTAGGGCCTACACACTCTGGGTCTTCCTGGTGGTGGGAGGGCTGCTTTACGGGAGTTTCGTCTTCCTGTTGAGCGGAAAGGCGGAGACGCTGACCAACATCGACTCGCTGATTTTGTGGGCGCAGGCGGCGGCGAACGCGATCCTGGTGGCGGTTATCCTGGTCACATGCCTCGTTCAACCGCACCGTTTCCTCTTTCCGATCCAGGACATGAGACGGGTCGACGTGGTGCTCAGGTGGCTTGAAACCCCGTTGAAAACACCGCCTCGCGGACTAATCGCCATCAGCGTTTCTTCTGCTTTCAGGTATCTCGGTGCCAGGATAACGAACGCGTGGCTCCGCCGCAGGCAGCTCGTCCAGATTTCAATGTCATTGGCCTTCCCGGTGGTCCTTGGATACCGGGACCTCTTCAAGATGTTCCAGTTGAGCTCTGTCCTGATCCTCGTCCACTGTCTCTGCTACGGCTACGCGGTCTCGTCCACCATGGTCATCGACTGCCTGTTCGTCGATTACCTAGCCGTGATAACCGACCGGTTTTCCGAGCTCAACCGAGTGCTCAAGGCCTTTGTCGAGCATCGCAAACCGCCCGTTGGCCTGGGCCTCGTCTTCGTTGCTGCCGACTCCGATCGAGGAACCCTCGGCAACGAGAACGCGAGGATCGTCGCAAACGTCGAGAAACTTCGACTAGCTCATCACGACCTTTGTGAGATCTCGAAGAAG GTGAACGGATCCTTCGGTGTCCAGCTCCTCGCCATCACAGCGATTTCTCTCGTCATGGTGACCGGGCAGCTCTACGAGGCTTACCACTTCATCCTGCTGGAGCAGAATCCCGCCGAAATAGCAGTCCAGAAGGTGATGTGGTTCACTTTCTACGTCGGGCGTCTTTCCTACGTTAGCTACGCGTGCAGTCGGGCCAGCAACGAG GCGAGTCGCACCGCTGTTATCATCTATGAGATTCCTTTGCACCAGGCGTCGAGCCTTCTGAGCACTCAG ATTCAGCACTTCTGTCTTCAGATGTCTCAAGAGAGTCTGAATTTCAACGCCTGCGGATTCTTCACCATCGATCGGAGACTACTCAGTGCG ATCGTTGGAGTGGTTTCAACCTACTTGGTGATACTGATACAAATGGACAGGAAAACAGTATGCAGTTAG